The Nitrospirota bacterium genome includes a region encoding these proteins:
- the ychF gene encoding redox-regulated ATPase YchF, which produces MGFNCGIVGLPNVGKSTIFNALTSAGAQVANYPFCTIDQNVGVVSVPDLRLKRLTVMFKPEAVTPTTMEFVDIAGLVKGASAGEGLGNKFLGHIRGVDAIVHVVRCFEDPDVVHVHGNVDPRRDIEIIETELALADMESVSKRIQRTEKQVKTGDKNARAEMEFLLMLNDQLSKGKPLRHLTYSEAENRILDELHLLTTKPVLYAANLSEEEMLEGNEYVRVIEDIAAKEGATVVTICGKIEDELSTMPIEEHEAFLKEMGLSEPGLYKLIRAGYDLLNLLTFFTAGEKEVRAWTVLKGTKAPQAAGKIHSDIERGFIRAEVMSFADLDSLGSAQAVKEKGLLRLEGKDYVMKEGDVVYFRFHV; this is translated from the coding sequence ATGGGTTTTAATTGCGGCATAGTCGGACTTCCGAATGTCGGGAAGTCCACCATATTCAATGCGCTGACATCTGCCGGCGCCCAGGTGGCGAACTATCCCTTCTGCACCATAGACCAGAATGTGGGGGTGGTATCTGTTCCTGATCTCCGGTTGAAAAGGCTTACTGTGATGTTTAAACCCGAGGCAGTCACCCCAACAACAATGGAGTTTGTTGATATTGCGGGTCTTGTCAAGGGCGCTTCAGCAGGTGAAGGGCTTGGCAATAAATTTCTCGGACATATACGGGGAGTGGATGCTATAGTCCATGTGGTACGCTGTTTTGAAGACCCTGATGTTGTTCACGTTCACGGAAATGTTGACCCCAGGCGGGATATAGAAATCATTGAGACAGAGCTTGCCCTTGCTGATATGGAGTCAGTAAGCAAGAGAATTCAGAGGACTGAAAAACAGGTGAAGACAGGTGATAAGAACGCCAGGGCTGAAATGGAATTTCTTCTGATGCTCAATGACCAGCTTTCAAAGGGGAAGCCTCTAAGACATTTAACCTATTCAGAAGCAGAAAACAGGATCCTTGACGAGCTTCACCTGCTTACGACTAAACCTGTCCTCTATGCAGCGAATCTGAGCGAAGAGGAGATGCTGGAGGGGAATGAATACGTCCGGGTTATAGAGGATATAGCCGCAAAAGAGGGTGCAACTGTTGTCACGATCTGTGGTAAGATAGAGGATGAACTATCCACCATGCCTATTGAGGAGCATGAAGCCTTTCTGAAAGAGATGGGGCTTTCTGAGCCAGGTCTATACAAACTTATCCGTGCAGGGTATGATCTGTTAAACCTCCTCACCTTTTTTACGGCAGGTGAGAAGGAGGTAAGGGCCTGGACAGTGCTTAAGGGCACAAAGGCCCCGCAGGCAGCAGGAAAGATACACTCAGATATAGAACGCGGTTTCATAAGGGCTGAGGTGATGTCATTTGCTGACCTTGATTCTCTTGGCTCAGCACAGGCTGTAAAGGAAAAAGGTCTGCTCCGCCTTGAAGGGAAGGATTATGTTATGAAGGAAGGGGATGTGGTGTACTTCCGTTTCCATGTATAG